One Cryptomeria japonica chromosome 9, Sugi_1.0, whole genome shotgun sequence genomic window carries:
- the LOC131071664 gene encoding peroxidase 39, with the protein MVNVLFIVAALLTIQSVCEGVGLKHKFYKKTCPPAEAIVRSVVRKYVAKNPTVAAPLLRMNFHDCFVRGCDASVLLNSTSTNKAERDAPPNLTLDGFDVIDDAKAELEKKCPGVVSCADIIALAARDAVLTASRGPFWHVKTGRRDGTISNATEALANIPSPFFNFSQLQASFAKKGLNVEDLVVLSGGHTIGNSHCPSFSRRLYNFTGKGDMDPSLDPAYAQVLKKKCPSLADNTTSVEMVPNSSVSFDSNYYTNLLANRGLFTSDVALLTNPAAKLLVDGEVKEKRFFISFRKSMEKMLEIGVLTGSAGQVRHVCALVN; encoded by the exons ATGGTGAACGTTTTGTTCATAGTGGCAGCCCTGCTTACAATTCAATCCGTGTGTGAGGGCGTAGGTCTTAAGCATAAGTTTTATAAGAAAACGTGTCCTCCAGCAGAGGCCATAGTCAGAAGTGTGGTTCGGAAATATGTAGCAAAAAACCCAACTGTTGCGGCTCCTCTTTTACGGATGAATTTCCATGATTGTTTTGTGCGA GGTTGTGATGCGTCAGTGCTTCTGAATTCCACTTCGACGAACAAAGCAGAGCGAGACGCCCCTCCAAATCTGACACTTGATGGATTTGACGTAATTGATGATGCAAAAGCAGAATTAGAGAAGAAATGCCCAGGCGTCGTTTCATGTGCTGACATTATTGCATTGGCTGCCCGAGACGCTGTTCTTACTGCG AGTCGAGGTCCATTTTGGCATGTGAAAACTGGACGAAGGGATGGAACAATTTCTAATGCGACTGAAGCTTTAGCCAACATTCCCTCTCCATTTTTTAACTTCTCTCAACTTCAAGCATCATTTGCAAAAAAAGGACTTAATGTCGAAGATCTTGTTGTTCTCTCTG gAGGACACACAATTGGAAACAGCCACTGTCCTTCGTTCAGCAGGAGGCTTTACAATTTCACAGGAAAAGGTGACATGGACCCTTCCTTGGACCCTGCCTATGCACAAGTATTGAAGAAGAAATGTCCCAGCCTAGCAGACAATACAACCTCTGTTGAAATGGTTCCCAATAGCTCCGTGTCCTTTGATAGCAATTATTATACAAATCTTCTAGCAAACAGGGGCCTCTTCACGTCTGATGTTGCCCTTCTCACAAACCCAGCTGCGAAACTACTCGTTGATGGAGAGGTGAAGGAAAAGAGATTTTTCATAAGCTTCCGGAAATCCATGGAAAAGATGTTAGAAATTGGTGTTTTGACGGGAAGTGCTGGACAAGTTAGACATGTCTGTGCTCTTGTGAACTAA